The following proteins are encoded in a genomic region of Streptococcus cristatus AS 1.3089:
- the fbpA gene encoding Rqc2 family fibronectin-binding protein FbpA, protein MSFDGFFLHHMTEELRRELLGGRIQKINQPFEQELVLQIRSNRQSHKLLLSAHSVFGRVQLTETTFENPAVPNTFIMVMRKYLQGAVIEAIQQVDNDRILEISVSNKNEIGDSVAVTLVIEIMGKHSNIILLDKASSKIIEAIKHVGFSQNSYRTILPGSTYVAPPQNGSLNPFTVGDEKLFQILQTEDLEPKRLQQMFQGLGRDTATELSDRLTADNLKTFRTFFASPTQPSLTEKSFSALLFSDSKTQMSTLSELLDTFYKDKAERDRVNQQASELIRRVENELEKNRKKLGKQEEELLATENAEEFRQKGELLTTFLHQVPNDQDQVELENYYTGEKIIIALDKALTPNQNAQRYFKRYQKLKEAVKHLTSLIEETRSTILYLESVETALAQASLTEIAEIREELIQTGFIRRRQREKIQKRQKPEKYLATDGQTIILVGRNNLQNDELTFKMAKKDELWFHAKDIPGSHVVITGNLQPSDEVKTDAAELAAYFSKARLSNLVQVDMIEVRKLNKPTGGKPGFVTYTGQKTLRVTPDEEKIKSMKM, encoded by the coding sequence ATGTCTTTCGACGGATTTTTTTTACACCACATGACAGAGGAGCTCCGCCGCGAATTGCTGGGCGGCCGCATCCAAAAGATTAATCAACCTTTTGAACAGGAGCTGGTTTTACAGATTCGCAGCAATCGCCAAAGCCACAAATTGCTCCTTTCAGCCCACTCAGTCTTTGGGCGCGTTCAACTGACTGAGACTACTTTTGAAAACCCAGCTGTTCCCAATACCTTTATCATGGTCATGCGCAAATACTTACAGGGAGCTGTCATTGAAGCAATCCAGCAGGTAGACAATGACCGGATTTTGGAAATCAGCGTTTCCAATAAGAATGAAATCGGCGATAGCGTGGCTGTGACTCTGGTCATCGAAATCATGGGCAAGCACAGCAATATCATTCTCTTGGACAAGGCTAGCAGTAAGATTATTGAGGCTATTAAACACGTCGGATTTTCTCAAAATAGTTATCGAACTATCCTACCGGGCTCAACTTATGTCGCACCGCCTCAAAATGGCAGTCTCAATCCTTTCACTGTGGGTGATGAAAAGCTCTTCCAAATCCTACAGACAGAGGACTTAGAGCCCAAACGCCTGCAGCAAATGTTTCAGGGCTTGGGTCGGGATACAGCTACCGAACTCAGTGACCGTCTGACAGCTGACAATCTCAAAACCTTCCGTACATTTTTTGCTAGTCCAACTCAGCCTAGCCTGACCGAAAAATCCTTCTCTGCTCTGCTATTTTCTGACAGCAAGACCCAAATGTCCACGCTATCCGAGCTTTTGGATACTTTCTATAAGGACAAGGCTGAGCGCGATCGGGTCAACCAGCAGGCCAGCGAACTCATCCGCAGGGTAGAAAATGAGTTGGAAAAGAACCGGAAAAAACTGGGCAAGCAAGAGGAAGAGCTCCTAGCAACGGAGAATGCAGAAGAATTCCGCCAAAAAGGGGAACTCTTGACCACCTTTCTCCATCAGGTGCCCAACGATCAGGATCAGGTGGAGCTGGAGAATTACTACACGGGTGAGAAGATTATCATCGCACTTGACAAGGCCCTGACCCCCAATCAAAATGCCCAGCGCTATTTCAAACGCTACCAGAAGCTCAAGGAAGCTGTCAAACACCTGACCAGCTTGATTGAGGAGACACGGTCTACGATTCTCTACCTAGAGAGCGTGGAAACCGCCCTTGCTCAGGCCAGCCTGACTGAAATTGCAGAAATTCGCGAAGAACTCATCCAGACTGGCTTTATCCGCCGCCGACAAAGAGAAAAAATCCAGAAAAGGCAGAAACCGGAGAAATATTTGGCAACTGACGGTCAAACCATTATTCTAGTCGGCCGTAACAACCTGCAAAATGATGAACTGACGTTTAAGATGGCTAAGAAAGACGAGCTTTGGTTTCACGCCAAGGATATTCCAGGCAGTCATGTGGTCATCACAGGCAATCTTCAGCCCAGCGATGAAGTCAAGACAGACGCTGCCGAGCTAGCGGCCTACTTTTCCAAGGCCAGACTCTCTAATCTGGTCCAAGTAGATATGATTGAAGTCAGAAAACTCAACAAACCAACCGGTGGTAAGCCAGGATTTGTCACCTATACAGGCCAGAAAACCCTGCGCGTCACACCAGACGAAGAGAAAATCAAAAGCATGAAAATGTAA